A window of Chloroflexota bacterium genomic DNA:
CCGTGGGGGAGGGGGAGACGGTGCCGATCATCGTTGTCGACGCCGCCCTCGACGTCCAGATCTCGAGCCGCCTCGTCCGTCGTGTCGCCGAGCGACGCTGGCTGATCGCAGACCTCGGCGCCCGACGAGAGTGGGCGATCGAGCTCGACGAGCGCGGGATCCCGGTGCTCGATGGCGGGGTGGAGTGGCCGCTCGAGACCTGACGGGCCACGATCGGCGTCAGTCGCGGGCGCTGCCAGGCCGATGTGGACGGCCGTCGTGGACAGGACGTGGACAAGGCCGTCGAATCCGCTCGACCTTTCCCGAAACTCGTGGATAACCCTCTCGACCGCCGTCCCGCCCGTCGCATATCGTAGGTCTTGCCCGAAGGGGCCGTGACGGATCGAAGTGAAGGCGCAGGTACTTGTATCAGCGTCGGAGCTCCGGACCGGGGTCGTCGGAACCAGACCGCAGGTGCTTGCATCGGTGGCGCTGGGCTGGCAGCCGATCGGTTCCTTCGGGCGTTTGGATTCCCGCCGCCCGACCGCCGCGCCACCGCTCCCTGTGGGAGGTGCGTTGTAGTATGCAACGACATCATGCGGAGGTGCGGCGATGATGACCGTTCCGGAAGCCGCCCGTCGGGCGCAACGCAACCCGGAGACCATCCGCCGATGGATCCGGGAGGGCCGTCTGCGTGCGACGAAGGTCGGGACGCAGCACGTGCTCGACGAGAAGGACCTCGACGAAGTCCTTGGCCGGTTCGCCGACACGGTCGACCTGCCGGCCGAGTCGTCGTCGATGCGAGCGTGATCCTCCAGGTCAGCATAGCCGGCGGCGCACTGGGTCCCTTGGCAGGGCACGACATGATCGCTGGGCTGGGCCAAGTCGTACGACGCCGAGTACGTCGTCCTGGCGCAGATCCACGACGCACCGCTCCTGACGATCGACGAGCGCATGCGGCGCGGTGCCGGCCATGTCGTGGCGATGCCGACCCCGCAGGAGCTCGTCGGGCGCTGATGGCCGGGAGAGACCTTCCCAACTACTTCCGATAAGGTAAGTTATGTCGCCACCATGGCCGACCGAACGGGTTTGCGGGTCATGTGGTCGGCGACCGACCGTGCGTGTCTGGTAGCGAGAGGACCACGACACCCACGGCGCGCGCCGCGACCGCCAGAGCAGGGTCCGATGTCGCGAGCGGCTCGTTCAACGACATCGCGCTCGCGAGAGCAACGCAATCCGCCATCGAGAGCGGGCTCAGCCGCCGATCGTAGAACCGTGCGTGAAGTCGCCCAGCCTCCAGGCCGAGGTCACCGTCCACCGGGACGACCTGCAGACCTCCGGCGTCAAGCAGCTGGAGCGCCGCTCGGACCTCATCCGGCGCCTGCCCGAACACCCGGGTCATCACGTCCACGATCTCCGCGAGGTTGATCGCGCTGATCCACGAGCCGCGCGTCGGGTCACGCAGCTCGTCTTCGACGGCCCCAGCCGCCGGTTCGTCCAGCAGCAGCGCGATGATCGCCTGTGCATCGAAGACCGTCAGCGCCGTGTTCCCCTGCGCTTGGCGTCTGCCTCCGCCTCTTCTTCACGAGAGCTCTTTCGAACGTCATCCGATGTGGTACCAGGCGCGCCTGAACGCATGGCCAACGAGCCGCGTGCGGCGGCGAGCGGATCGTCCGGGATCGGGCGTAACACCAGTTCATTCCCCCGGTCGTCGATGAACAGTCGACTCGTACGCCACCGATGCCGTACCTCGGCCGGGATCGAAACCTGCCCGCCCTTCGAGATGGTCGCGTGCTTCATGGGCGATACCATATCCCATGGGACAACACTGTAAAGCATGACAATGCTCGCAACTTATGATCGCACGGCCGCTGACGGGTCCTCTCGCTCACGCGGCAACCACCTTCATGACCTCGTCGCCGTAGTGGTTGATGACCTTGATCGCGATCTTGCCGGTCGAGGGGCGCGGGAACGGGCGCGACACCGTCGAGTTGACCGTCGCCCAGGCCTCGTCGCTGATGTCGACGCGGAGGGCGCGACGGAGCTTGTCGTAGGGGTCGTCGGCGCCGGTGAAGTAGGCGTGGCGGACGAAGAACGCGTCGCCGTCGTAGTTGGTGTCGAGGAACCAGGCGGCGATGTCGTCGACGGACGATGAGCGAAGCACGCCGGTCGTGGGGTCGTAGACGTCGAGGCCGCGGACCTCGACGCTGATCTGGTTGTCCCCCGCTGGGCGGACATCGATGTCGGGCTCGCCGAAGACCATGAAGGGGTTGCCGGTGCCGGTCTTCTTGGTCATGCCTGATCGCCACGAAGAAGGGCGCGCTTTCCGGCTTGGACGAACGCGTGGTCGAATGCAAGAGCCTCGTCGATTTTGAGGCGATCCATGATCACTAGCGAGATGCAGTCGGTCAGGGACCAGTCTTTGTCTGGCCTATCTGCGTACAGACCGATGGCGTCGTTCAGGACGTCACGCGTCTGAGGTTCCACGCGACTAGCAGGACTTGAGAGTAGAAGCCTAACCAGAGAGACCGCCGCAGAACGCGACGATTCGCCCCGGCGAGCGAACCAGTTGAGTACCTCGGCCAACACCGCATCCGTGGTGATGAGAACCACTGTCCGATCCTGCTCAATCAAGTCAGCGTAAGTGACCGCATCTTCGTGATGCTTGTCGCTCTTGCTAATCAGCGCAACGAAGTACTCCGTGTCCGCAAACACCATGCTCAATGCGGGTCCCCGTAAAGATAGTCATCGAGGAGTTCGCTAGCATCAGCAGGGAGTCCTTCGATGGACTTGGTCCGCCCGAGATCGGCGAGTGCTGCCCAGAGGGTTCGAGAGTCTTCAGGGCCGGGCTCGTCGATCCCGACGGTTCGGATTCGGGTTACCAAGGCCACACGGAAGGGTTGACCCGAGGCCTCATAGATAGCTCGGCCCGCGATCTCAACCGTTAGTGAGTCGTGATCCCGCAGGGCGGTCGTAATCTGACGCTCCTGAGCACTATTGAATGTTCCTGGCAGCTCTCGGCCGTCGTGATCGTGCAGGACGAACCGCCCATTCGCGACATCCGCCGCCATCACATGCCCTGTCACGTTGATTTCGTCCTCGTAGCGCCCGGGCACCAGCGCGGCAATCCGGTCTCGGACTTCGCCCGACACGACGGGCACGCCGGCTGTGTCATCCCACCGCTCGGGGCGGATCGAGAGCTCCTCAGCTGAACCAAGGGTTGTTCCGAGCGAGCCAAGGCGGCGAATCGAGGTAGCGGGCAGATCATCCGGTAACCGTTCGCCTCGGCTCGCGGCGATCACGCTACGAGAGGCTAAGTCGACAGCTGCAATTACTGACGCATAGATTGCGTCACGATCTTCCTCGGAGTCGAAGAGCGCGCCTTGCATCGCCTGAGTGGTCCGAGCCTCCAGCGGGACAGCGGAGCTCCCAACGTCGACGTGGTCGAAGCGGAGCTGCGTGGCTGTTTCGAAGCCTTTCGGCAAGCGAATGCGCGTCGGGTTGCCCTTCCGCCAGAGTGATCCAGCCAATTCGGTGAGCAATGCTTGAAATGCTTCAAGCTCCTCAAGATCGCTGATCCTAAGGGACCCGTCGAAACGGGAACCACGCAGTGCGAGGGTCACAACGCGGCGCCATGAATTGTCGCGTAACTCCATCAGCTCCTCCCGGTTCCGATTCGCGAAAGGTCGACGATTGTACCCGCGTACGTCGTTGCGTCAGACACCGAACACCTTCATGACCTCGTCGCCGTAGTGGTTGATCACCTTCACGGCGACCTTGCCCGTTGACGGACGCGGGAACGGCCGCGAGACGTTGGAGTTCACCGTGGCCCAGGCCTCGTCGCTGATGTCGACGCGGAGGGCGCGGCGGAGCTTGTCGTAGGGGTCGTCGGCGCCGGTGAAGTAGGCGTGACGGACGAAGAAGGCCTCGCCGTCGTAGTTGGTGTCGAGGAACCAGGCGGCGATGTCGTCGACGGACGACGAGCGCAGCACACCGGTGGTCGGGTCGTAGACGTCGAGGCCGCGGACTTCGACGCTGATCTGGCCGTCCCCCGCCGGGCGAACGTCGATGTCGGGCTCGCCGAAGACCATGAACAGGTTGCCGGTGCCGGTCTTCTTGAGGAGTTCGTCCCCCATCGCGAGGTCGGGGTTCATGCGGGCCTGGAGGATCGTGAGGCGGCCGAGCTGAGATGCCTCCTCCCCCGCCAGGGGATCGAACGCGAAGCCGCACACGACGAGGAGATCGGCGAACTTCACGGCCTCCTTGGCGGCGTCGCGGATGAGCTCCGGGCCAACGGTCCCGAACTCGGGGCCGATCGCGATCGCGACGGTCCTGGCCTGCCCGCTCACGGTGTCCTCCCCCACTCCCTGGACGAAGACGCCCGGGTACGGATCGAGGCGGGTAAACGTGAGGCGCTCCTCGCGCTTCG
This region includes:
- a CDS encoding DNA methylase; protein product: MTKKTGTGNPFMVFGEPDIDVRPAGDNQISVEVRGLDVYDPTTGVLRSSSVDDIAAWFLDTNYDGDAFFVRHAYFTGADDPYDKLRRALRVDISDEAWATVNSTVSRPFPRPSTGKIAIKVINHYGDEVMKVVAA
- a CDS encoding AbrB/MazE/SpoVT family DNA-binding domain-containing protein, coding for MKHATISKGGQVSIPAEVRHRWRTSRLFIDDRGNELVLRPIPDDPLAAARGSLAMRSGAPGTTSDDVRKSSREEEAEADAKRRGTRR
- a CDS encoding type II toxin-antitoxin system VapC family toxin, translating into MVFADTEYFVALISKSDKHHEDAVTYADLIEQDRTVVLITTDAVLAEVLNWFARRGESSRSAAVSLVRLLLSSPASRVEPQTRDVLNDAIGLYADRPDKDWSLTDCISLVIMDRLKIDEALAFDHAFVQAGKRALLRGDQA
- a CDS encoding PIN domain-containing protein, with product MTVFDAQAIIALLLDEPAAGAVEDELRDPTRGSWISAINLAEIVDVMTRVFGQAPDEVRAALQLLDAGGLQVVPVDGDLGLEAGRLHARFYDRRLSPLSMADCVALASAMSLNEPLATSDPALAVAARAVGVVVLSLPDTHGRSPTT
- a CDS encoding helix-turn-helix domain-containing protein, translating into MMTVPEAARRAQRNPETIRRWIREGRLRATKVGTQHVLDEKDLDEVLGRFADTVDLPAESSSMRA